Proteins found in one Quercus robur chromosome 2, dhQueRobu3.1, whole genome shotgun sequence genomic segment:
- the LOC126702070 gene encoding uncharacterized protein LOC126702070 gives MGVISSVMLCSSVVDFVSPISAHYQAIKKSEDLLKEKQHIQSVLVKQSNKDKLDYQVQLNAIVDCIRFFLCQELAFRGHDESQGSSDKGNFLELLQFLGNHNKSINEVLQTAPKNCKLTHSDIQKDIVNAIARETSKAIIKDLDNGFFSILVDESHDISVKEQMSLVLRYVNKKGIIIERFLGIVHVASTTALSLKCAIECLLCEHNLSLSNLRGQGYDGASNMQGDINGLKTLILKENKSTFYVHFFAHQLQLTFVAIAKNHINIAEFFIVVSNLVTVVGGSCKRRDALRDAQFAKIKEDLENGVHRSGQDLNQETNLKCPDDTRWGSYYETILNLILMFSAVVDVLEIIEEDGLSNQKIEARSIMS, from the exons ATGGGGGTGATTTCGTCTGTAATGTTATGTTCGTCTGTAGTTGATTTCGTCAGTCCCATCAGTGCTCATTACCAAGCTATCAAGAAGAGTGAAGATCTACTGAAGGAAAAACAACACATTCAAAGTGTTTTGGTTAAGCAATCAAATAAAGATAAACTTGATTATCAGGTTCAATTAAATGCAATAGTTGATTGCATAAGATTCTTTTTATGCCAGGAATTAGCTTTTCGTGGTCACGATGAATCTCAAGGTTCAAGTgataaaggaaattttcttgAGCTTCTACAATTTTTGGGGAATCACAATAAATCTATCAATGAAGTGTTGCAAACAGCTCCGAAAAATTGCAAGCTTACCCACTCGGATATTCAAAAAGACATTGTGAATGCAATTGCACGTGAAACATCCAAAGCCATCATCAAGGATCTTGACAATGGGTTCTTTTCAATATTAGTTGATGAGTCACATGATATCTCAGTGAAAGAACAAATGTCCCTCGTTCTTCGTTATGTGAACAAAAAAGGAATTATTATAGAGCGGTTCCTTGGTATTGTACATGTTGCAAGTACCACCGCTTTGTCACTCAAATGTGCTATTGAATGTTTACTTTGTGAACATAATTTGAGTTTGTCGAACCTACGTGGGCAAGGTTATGACGGGGCTAGTAATATGCAAGGTGATATCAATGgtctcaaaactttaattttgaaagagaataagTCAACATTTTATGTCCATTTTTTTGCTCATCAACTTCAATTGACATTTGTTGCCATTgctaaaaatcacattaacatTGCTGAATTTTTTATTGTGGTTAGTAATTTAGTAACTGTTGTTGGAGGCTCTTGTAAGAGACGAGATGCTCTTCGAGATGCACAATTtgccaaaattaaagaagatttaGAGAATGGTGTACATAGAAGTGGGCAAGATTTGAATCAAGAGACAAATCTTAAATGCCCTGATGATACACGTTGGGGATCATATTATGAGACTATTCTCAACTTGATTTTAATGTTCTCTGCTGTTGTTGATGTACTTGAGATTATTGAAGAAGATGGCCTCTCCAACCAAAAAATTGAAGCTCGATCTATTATGAG TTAG